A single Gammaproteobacteria bacterium DNA region contains:
- a CDS encoding Ig-like domain-containing protein, whose translation MRLDKKNLRNCVACLLLGVFSLSVQAVQITSRVGHQHDDAEESNPPSGSIDRNSNNLRMGYVGVAAQQVGMRFPTVAIPQGATIINAYIDFRADQNNSNINNFVLKGEATNNAARFNNTAGDISGRLRTTASVDWLNVPAWTAGNQYQTTNITSIVQEIVNRVGWSSGNAMGIFVEPGSGCINSTCSRIAVSYNGSSATAPQLVVNYTLGPLIVNTQEVCGSTSFIRIVFSKNLNAASAQTAANYQINNGITILGAVLGADNRTVTLTTSAMTTGVNYIVTVNNVRDTLSNAIEPNSTTNFILNFNGLVGQYYDNADFTNLVLTRTDNTVNFNWVNAAPDPLLGADTFSVRWTGFVEAPTTGTYLFHTYSDDGVRLYVNGSLVINNWTDHSRTKDTSTGIALTAGQKYAVTLEFVENTGQAEIDLAWTPPSVAEQIIPNSNLFRCYNDTVAPVMNSATLLCSTNNRVYVTFNESVSSSTAQNIANYTINNGLTITSAALQSDQRTVILNTSAMSDYTSYTLTVNGIQDLAGNTIAANSTAYFTYHGGIQTAGLLGDYYTQNGVPRAYFTGTVVSRTDATVGFDWGNGIPITGVAADDFSVRWTGYVRATTTGNYIFRTRSDDGIRLYINSNLVINNWTDHGPTNNDSAAIALTAGQYYPVTMEFYERGGGAVAQLSWQPPSGSFAIIPASQLSHCAITSDLRLEAYYAMESASWNGTANEVRDASGNALHGRSYANPTTAITTPALSGNPGTCRYANFNNVSSQYLSVNNATPLNMSTAFTVATWINPNSLPASDYMTVLSKDENYEIHLDPAGNVFWWWQNSATAARNITSSGVTINPAGGWYHVAISYASSGQQTIYINGVARGTAAYAETLANNTDPLQIGSDQTAPGRFFNGQIDEVYIASKAYSATEIQYLMSLTHPCTITSDHIAISHAGTGITCMPAPITVRVHQGDHSIDTSYTGTLSLATSTGRGDWALLSGNGTVNNGALNDGAATYNLVGADAGQVQLSLKNTTAETVNINITDGSISETTGTATASEDANLVFSATGFIFRVNGAVGNIGTQIAGKASNVAPGNQTLDLQAIRTSDTTGACEAALIGNNTIQMAFECQNPTTCASNALSINGTTVTGNPNASISTYSNVTMDFGNASVNSSAVVLRYDDAGQIRLHARYNMPLGDGTTPSGNYMQGSSNAFVVRPFGVYVNAVGNPAATSATGSVYTRAGVNFTATATGVLWQAADDTNNDGIPDGHNDNNAANNANLSNNTAALNFGRESETLNLSANLILPSPGTNPILAGTTNLTIFNNGQSSANNLAYNEVGIIELDAALTDNDYLGSGQRLYGKSGYVGRFTPDHFAIRSGTTHTHRISSACVSAATFTYMEEDFQLNYILTAQNVSNATTQNYTGAFAKLNPVLTSNWNFGAIDSATPTPLNSRIVANTITGAWNNGDVNAFANITLRRSTPVDGPFNNLAIGVAPLDSDNIQLATTGLNLDTDNNSSNDRGLLDTLAVRYGRARLNAVFGTELLAQALPIYAEYFNGTQFIRNISDSCTSYNNSQLTFSNRQGLSSDPIKSGSGTFSTGQYSTPLLLNSAGQSGSVDVLWTVPTYLQFDWDNNGSYTDNPSNKATFGIYGGTNRQIYTRELY comes from the coding sequence GTGCGCCTTGATAAAAAAAATTTACGTAACTGCGTTGCGTGCCTATTACTCGGTGTTTTTAGTCTATCAGTGCAAGCTGTACAAATTACTTCGCGAGTCGGTCACCAGCATGATGATGCGGAAGAAAGTAATCCGCCTAGCGGCAGTATAGATCGTAATAGCAATAATCTAAGAATGGGATACGTAGGCGTTGCTGCACAACAAGTGGGTATGCGTTTTCCAACCGTTGCGATCCCGCAAGGTGCCACTATTATTAATGCTTATATTGATTTCCGTGCAGACCAAAACAATAGCAATATCAATAATTTTGTCTTAAAAGGCGAAGCAACTAATAATGCCGCCCGTTTTAATAATACTGCCGGCGATATTTCTGGAAGACTTCGTACCACTGCATCGGTTGATTGGTTAAATGTACCTGCGTGGACAGCAGGTAATCAATATCAAACAACGAATATTACTTCTATCGTACAAGAGATTGTAAACCGTGTAGGTTGGAGTAGTGGTAATGCTATGGGTATTTTTGTGGAACCTGGCAGTGGCTGCATCAACTCCACGTGTTCTCGCATCGCCGTTTCATATAACGGCAGCAGCGCCACAGCGCCGCAATTGGTAGTCAACTATACCTTGGGACCTTTAATTGTTAATACCCAAGAAGTCTGTGGCAGCACGAGTTTTATTAGGATAGTTTTTTCTAAAAATTTAAATGCTGCTAGCGCACAAACAGCAGCTAATTATCAAATCAATAACGGTATTACGATATTGGGTGCCGTTTTAGGGGCAGACAATCGCACCGTGACACTCACAACTTCAGCAATGACCACTGGCGTTAATTACATCGTTACTGTCAATAATGTACGAGATACTTTAAGTAATGCAATTGAACCTAATTCCACAACTAATTTTATTTTAAATTTTAATGGCCTAGTGGGTCAGTATTACGACAACGCTGATTTTACGAATCTCGTCTTAACGCGCACCGATAATACGGTCAATTTTAATTGGGTTAATGCAGCACCAGATCCCCTTCTCGGTGCAGATACTTTTAGTGTACGTTGGACCGGCTTTGTAGAAGCACCCACTACCGGCACTTATTTATTTCACACTTACAGCGATGATGGTGTGCGCTTGTATGTGAATGGCAGCTTGGTGATTAATAATTGGACCGATCATTCACGCACCAAAGATACCAGCACCGGCATCGCTTTAACAGCCGGACAAAAATATGCTGTTACCTTAGAATTTGTTGAAAATACTGGTCAAGCCGAAATAGATTTAGCATGGACGCCACCGAGTGTAGCCGAACAAATTATTCCGAATAGCAATTTATTTCGTTGTTACAACGATACCGTTGCGCCCGTCATGAACAGTGCAACCTTGCTGTGCTCAACTAATAATCGCGTCTATGTTACCTTTAATGAAAGCGTGTCTAGCAGTACCGCACAAAACATCGCTAATTATACAATCAACAATGGTTTAACTATTACTAGCGCGGCGTTACAAAGCGATCAACGCACGGTTATTTTAAATACCTCGGCGATGAGCGACTACACCAGCTACACACTCACGGTAAACGGCATACAAGATTTAGCCGGTAACACGATTGCGGCAAACTCCACAGCTTATTTCACTTATCACGGCGGTATACAAACCGCGGGGTTATTAGGCGATTACTACACTCAAAATGGCGTACCACGCGCTTACTTTACCGGCACTGTTGTATCACGCACCGATGCTACGGTGGGTTTTGACTGGGGTAATGGAATTCCGATAACAGGAGTAGCCGCCGATGATTTTTCAGTGCGTTGGACTGGTTATGTGCGTGCAACTACAACAGGTAATTATATTTTCCGCACACGTTCTGACGACGGTATACGTTTATATATAAACAGTAATTTGGTTATTAATAACTGGACTGATCATGGTCCGACGAATAACGACAGTGCGGCTATTGCTTTAACAGCAGGGCAATATTATCCAGTTACAATGGAATTTTATGAACGCGGCGGTGGTGCGGTTGCACAACTTTCTTGGCAACCGCCCAGTGGTAGTTTTGCGATTATTCCTGCATCACAACTAAGTCATTGCGCAATTACTTCTGATTTACGTCTCGAAGCTTATTATGCGATGGAAAGCGCGAGTTGGAATGGCACCGCCAATGAAGTTCGCGACGCTAGCGGCAATGCTTTGCATGGTCGTTCTTACGCCAATCCCACTACCGCCATTACCACTCCTGCATTAAGTGGAAATCCTGGCACTTGTCGTTATGCAAATTTTAATAATGTGAGCTCACAATATCTGAGTGTGAATAACGCAACGCCGTTAAATATGAGCACCGCATTTACCGTTGCAACATGGATCAATCCTAATTCATTACCGGCTAGTGATTACATGACCGTTTTATCAAAAGATGAAAATTATGAAATTCATCTTGATCCTGCCGGTAATGTTTTTTGGTGGTGGCAAAATAGCGCGACTGCCGCGCGTAACATTACCTCCAGCGGAGTTACGATTAATCCGGCGGGCGGTTGGTATCATGTCGCGATTAGTTACGCCAGCAGCGGCCAACAAACTATTTATATTAATGGTGTTGCAAGAGGCACCGCCGCCTACGCTGAAACATTAGCGAACAATACGGATCCATTACAAATCGGCAGTGATCAAACCGCACCGGGACGTTTTTTTAATGGACAAATTGATGAAGTTTATATTGCGTCAAAAGCCTACAGCGCCACTGAAATACAATATTTAATGAGCTTAACGCATCCCTGCACCATCACATCAGATCACATTGCAATTTCACATGCAGGCACGGGCATTACGTGTATGCCCGCGCCGATAACCGTGCGCGTACATCAAGGCGATCATTCCATTGATACGAGTTATACCGGCACTTTATCACTCGCAACATCAACAGGACGCGGTGATTGGGCTTTATTAAGCGGTAACGGTACCGTCAACAATGGCGCTTTAAATGATGGCGCGGCTACTTATAACTTAGTGGGCGCTGATGCCGGTCAAGTACAATTGTCTTTAAAAAATACCACTGCTGAAACCGTCAACATTAATATTACTGACGGCAGCATTTCCGAAACCACAGGCACGGCTACTGCAAGCGAAGATGCGAATCTGGTTTTTTCTGCAACCGGTTTTATTTTTCGCGTGAATGGTGCTGTTGGTAATATCGGTACACAAATCGCCGGTAAAGCATCGAATGTAGCACCGGGAAATCAAACCTTAGATCTTCAAGCCATTCGCACCAGTGATACCACTGGCGCTTGCGAAGCAGCATTAATTGGTAACAACACTATTCAAATGGCATTTGAATGTCAAAATCCAACAACCTGTGCAAGCAATGCTCTGTCGATTAATGGCACGACGGTTACCGGCAATCCCAATGCGAGCATTTCCACTTATAGCAACGTCACTATGGATTTTGGTAATGCGTCGGTTAACAGCTCTGCTGTCGTTTTACGTTACGATGATGCGGGTCAAATTCGTTTACATGCGCGTTACAACATGCCATTAGGTGATGGCACAACGCCATCTGGTAATTATATGCAAGGCAGTAGCAATGCATTTGTCGTCAGACCTTTTGGTGTTTATGTAAACGCGGTCGGAAATCCTGCTGCCACCTCTGCGACCGGCAGTGTTTACACTCGCGCGGGTGTAAATTTCACCGCCACCGCCACCGGTGTTTTATGGCAAGCCGCTGATGACACGAACAATGATGGTATTCCTGACGGCCACAATGATAACAATGCCGCAAACAATGCCAATCTTAGTAACAACACGGCTGCACTAAACTTTGGGCGTGAAAGTGAAACGCTGAATTTATCTGCAAATTTAATTTTACCGTCACCCGGTACCAATCCTATATTAGCCGGCACTACTAACCTGACTATTTTTAATAACGGTCAAAGCAGCGCTAACAATTTAGCTTACAACGAAGTGGGTATTATCGAATTAGATGCCGCATTAACCGACAATGATTATTTAGGCAGTGGTCAACGTTTGTACGGCAAGAGTGGTTACGTCGGCCGATTTACGCCTGATCATTTTGCAATACGTTCGGGCACCACACACACCCATCGCATTAGCAGTGCGTGCGTAAGTGCTGCAACCTTTACGTACATGGAAGAAGACTTTCAACTTAATTATATTCTGACGGCGCAAAATGTTAGCAACGCCACCACTCAAAATTACACGGGTGCCTTTGCGAAATTAAATCCTGTCCTCACCAGCAATTGGAATTTCGGCGCAATCGATAGCGCAACGCCCACGCCATTAAATTCACGTATCGTCGCCAACACTATTACGGGCGCATGGAATAATGGTGATGTAAATGCATTTGCTAATATCACCTTGCGCCGCAGCACGCCGGTTGATGGCCCATTTAATAATTTAGCTATTGGTGTTGCGCCACTTGATAGCGATAACATTCAACTGGCAACAACGGGACTTAATTTAGACACCGACAATAACAGTAGCAATGATCGCGGCTTACTCGATACGCTCGCAGTACGTTATGGTCGTGCACGCTTAAACGCAGTGTTTGGTACCGAGTTATTAGCGCAAGCCTTACCCATCTATGCAGAATATTTTAACGGTACGCAGTTTATTCGTAACATCAGTGATAGTTGCACTAGTTATAACAACAGCCAATTAACGTTTAGTAATCGCCAAGGTTTGAGCAGTGATCCTATCAAATCAGGTTCGGGTACATTCTCAACGGGTCAATACAGCACACCGTTATTATTAAATTCAGCAGGACAATCCGGTTCGGTAGATGTGTTATGGACAGTACCAACTTATTTACAATTCGATTGGGATAATAATGGCAGCTACACTGACAACCCTAGCAACAAAGCCACCTTTGGTATTTACGGCGGCACTAATCGACAAATTTATACACGAGAGCTCTATTAA
- a CDS encoding rhodanese-like domain-containing protein — MKKLLMLLIINQAFFNLGFAAQPVIIIDVRTATEYAAGHIDNAVNIPFDEIDKRIQEVTKDKNATIVLYCRSGRRSGIAQDTLADMGYKRVENGGSLENMKTRTYSTVK; from the coding sequence ATGAAAAAATTACTGATGTTATTGATTATAAACCAAGCTTTTTTTAACTTGGGTTTTGCCGCACAGCCCGTCATTATTATTGATGTGCGCACTGCTACTGAATATGCGGCTGGCCATATTGATAATGCAGTGAATATTCCGTTTGATGAAATTGATAAACGTATTCAAGAAGTAACAAAAGATAAAAATGCCACCATCGTCTTGTATTGCCGCAGTGGTCGCCGTTCTGGAATTGCTCAAGATACTTTAGCAGACATGGGTTATAAACGCGTTGAAAATGGCGGCAGTTTGGAAAATATGAAAACGCGAACTTATTCTACTGTTAAGTAA
- a CDS encoding FAD-dependent oxidoreductase, giving the protein MQAKRWVLASIVISLIIIFYVFDLGQYFNIAVMRQQQSVIQDYYLAHPFLAISGFFFFYLTAAALSLPGAGFLSLLAGAVFGVTIGTIIVSFGSTLGATLAFLGARFLFRENIEARFGRYLKNINEGLDRDGALYLFSLRLIPLFPFFIINPVMGITRIKTWTFMWVSQLGMLAATIIYVNAGTQLASLTTHKSIVSSDVWISLGLLCLFPWLAKFCISRWQNMRAYRHFKKPKKFDYNIVVIGAGSAGLVSAYIAATVNAKVALIEKHKMGGDCLNTGCVPSKALLRTAKLRHQMQHASRYGLEDITVDTPFAKTLARVHDIIKKIEPHDSVERYTALGVDCIQGEAHIISPWEVRVDNKTLTTRNIIIATGASPMPLDIKDLDKVAHYTSDTIWNIKEQPKNLIVMGGGPIGCELAQCFARLGSKVTIVTQGARLLPKEDLEVSQTLEAAFMQEGILIEKGFTADHVSADAHDNKHLHCVNAKGEIITLACDALLIAVGRKANTPNLDLEKLGIRCRDNGTILTNDYLQTDVPNIYACGDVTSPYQFTHTASHQAWYCAVNALFGTFKKFRVDYSVIPWCTFTDPEIAHVGLNESMALEQQIPYEITRYELNDLDRAIADSATQGFVKILTPPGKDRILGITIVGEHAGDLLAECVLAMKHGIGLNKLLGTIHIYPTLAEANKYAAGNWKKAHKPALILRGLRRYHQWRRH; this is encoded by the coding sequence ATGCAAGCCAAACGCTGGGTACTTGCAAGTATCGTTATTTCACTCATTATAATATTTTATGTTTTTGATCTGGGGCAATACTTCAATATCGCCGTCATGCGACAACAGCAAAGCGTTATTCAAGATTATTATCTCGCCCATCCTTTTTTAGCGATCAGTGGATTTTTCTTTTTTTATCTCACCGCCGCCGCTTTATCATTACCCGGTGCGGGATTTTTAAGTTTGTTAGCAGGCGCAGTTTTTGGTGTAACTATCGGCACCATCATAGTTTCTTTTGGCTCTACTCTTGGTGCGACTTTGGCGTTTTTAGGCGCGCGATTTTTATTTCGGGAAAATATAGAAGCGCGTTTCGGTCGTTATTTAAAAAACATCAATGAAGGCTTAGATCGCGATGGTGCTTTGTATTTATTTAGCTTGCGTTTAATTCCTTTATTTCCATTTTTTATTATCAATCCCGTTATGGGTATAACCCGCATTAAAACCTGGACTTTTATGTGGGTGAGTCAATTAGGTATGCTCGCTGCGACTATTATTTATGTGAACGCTGGCACTCAATTAGCGAGTTTAACGACGCATAAATCCATTGTATCCAGCGACGTATGGATTTCATTGGGACTGTTATGTCTGTTCCCGTGGTTAGCAAAATTTTGCATTAGCCGCTGGCAAAACATGCGGGCTTATCGTCACTTTAAAAAACCAAAAAAATTCGATTACAACATCGTAGTGATTGGCGCAGGCTCTGCTGGCTTAGTCAGCGCTTACATCGCCGCAACGGTTAACGCCAAAGTAGCGCTCATTGAAAAACATAAAATGGGTGGTGACTGTTTAAATACGGGCTGCGTGCCTTCTAAAGCTTTATTACGCACTGCTAAATTACGTCATCAAATGCAACACGCCAGTCGTTATGGTTTAGAAGACATTACTGTTGACACGCCGTTTGCTAAAACCCTCGCGCGCGTACACGACATCATCAAAAAAATTGAACCACATGATTCGGTAGAACGTTACACCGCATTAGGCGTAGATTGCATTCAAGGCGAAGCACACATCATTTCGCCATGGGAAGTACGTGTTGATAATAAAACGCTGACCACGCGTAATATCATTATCGCCACGGGCGCATCACCGATGCCGCTGGATATTAAAGACTTAGATAAAGTCGCGCATTACACGTCTGATACGATTTGGAATATTAAAGAACAACCAAAAAATTTAATTGTTATGGGCGGCGGCCCGATCGGTTGCGAATTAGCGCAATGTTTTGCGCGCTTAGGTAGCAAGGTTACTATTGTCACTCAAGGTGCGCGTTTATTACCAAAAGAAGATTTAGAGGTCAGTCAAACATTAGAAGCGGCCTTCATGCAGGAAGGCATTCTTATTGAAAAAGGTTTTACTGCCGATCATGTGAGTGCAGATGCGCACGATAATAAACATTTACATTGCGTGAATGCTAAAGGAGAAATAATCACCTTAGCGTGTGATGCACTGTTGATCGCGGTGGGTCGTAAAGCAAATACACCCAATTTAGATTTAGAAAAACTCGGCATTCGATGTCGCGACAATGGCACCATTTTAACGAATGATTATTTGCAAACAGATGTGCCGAATATTTACGCCTGCGGTGACGTGACTAGCCCTTACCAATTTACTCATACGGCATCACATCAAGCGTGGTATTGCGCAGTCAATGCTTTATTCGGCACGTTTAAAAAATTTCGCGTCGATTATTCAGTGATCCCGTGGTGTACTTTTACGGATCCTGAAATTGCGCATGTCGGACTTAACGAATCCATGGCGCTCGAACAACAGATTCCGTATGAAATCACACGTTATGAATTAAATGATTTAGATCGTGCAATCGCGGATAGCGCGACGCAAGGCTTTGTCAAAATATTGACGCCACCAGGTAAAGATCGCATTTTAGGCATCACTATCGTGGGCGAACACGCGGGGGATTTATTAGCTGAATGCGTATTAGCCATGAAACATGGAATAGGCTTAAACAAATTACTCGGCACTATCCATATATACCCGACATTAGCGGAAGCCAATAAATATGCGGCCGGTAACTGGAAAAAAGCGCACAAACCGGCACTTATTTTGCGTGGCTTACGCCGCTATCATCAATGGCGGCGGCATTAA
- a CDS encoding type II secretion system protein produces the protein MRNQSGFTLIELVVVMVLLGILGAVATAKYQDLSGAAQAAAIDGVASEMAAASAINYAADVTTTPAVSINAVATACSSLGGLFQTGAPPAGYALSDTAVCGPTAIGTTQPCTLTHTASTLTRTVNVICTRG, from the coding sequence ATGCGTAATCAAAGTGGTTTTACTTTAATTGAGTTAGTAGTTGTTATGGTGTTATTAGGTATTTTAGGTGCAGTTGCCACTGCTAAATATCAAGACTTAAGCGGTGCAGCACAAGCTGCTGCGATCGATGGTGTGGCGTCTGAAATGGCTGCTGCAAGTGCTATTAATTATGCTGCAGATGTGACGACTACACCTGCCGTTTCTATTAATGCCGTTGCGACTGCGTGTTCTAGTTTAGGTGGCTTATTTCAAACAGGCGCACCACCTGCAGGTTACGCGCTGTCAGATACAGCGGTATGTGGTCCTACTGCCATAGGGACGACACAACCATGCACTTTAACGCACACAGCTAGTACGTTAACGCGCACGGTTAATGTGATCTGTACCAGGGGTTAA
- a CDS encoding prepilin-type N-terminal cleavage/methylation domain-containing protein, with amino-acid sequence MTSLRSQNGFTLVELITVMVLLTILSVITTQFIVMPMRSFADIAARGELVDQADIALQRMSRELRTALPNSIRISSSGTRTSLEYLNTTTGGRFRARMEVNGTGNPLTNGATDSFDVLGGINGVITPGPAGLANCLNGNSDCLVIYNTGTGVGAFNAYSGANAAAITAVSGNQITFNNGAGWSFPFPIPPTAQQRFFVVDQPVSYVCDLGTGELLRYAGYSINATQPLATFSVTGRRLAVNVVGCQFSYVNGAGARHGLVSIHLQLQNNAADVSLLHQVHVANVP; translated from the coding sequence ATGACTAGCCTGCGTTCGCAAAATGGATTTACATTAGTTGAGCTGATCACGGTAATGGTCTTGCTTACCATACTCAGTGTGATCACGACCCAATTCATAGTGATGCCGATGCGCAGTTTTGCCGATATTGCCGCTCGCGGTGAATTAGTTGATCAAGCGGATATTGCTTTACAACGTATGTCACGCGAACTGCGTACAGCATTACCTAATAGTATTCGGATTAGCAGCAGTGGCACCCGCACCAGCTTGGAATATTTAAATACGACTACGGGTGGACGCTTTCGTGCGCGTATGGAAGTTAACGGCACGGGCAATCCTTTAACCAATGGTGCTACCGATAGCTTTGATGTATTAGGTGGCATTAATGGCGTCATCACTCCTGGGCCTGCGGGTTTAGCAAATTGTTTAAATGGTAATTCAGATTGTTTAGTGATTTATAACACCGGCACGGGTGTAGGTGCTTTTAATGCGTATAGCGGCGCTAACGCAGCAGCGATCACTGCGGTAAGCGGCAATCAAATTACATTTAATAATGGGGCGGGTTGGTCATTTCCTTTTCCGATTCCACCTACTGCACAACAACGTTTTTTTGTCGTCGATCAACCGGTGAGTTACGTGTGTGATTTGGGTACGGGCGAGTTATTGCGCTATGCCGGATATAGCATTAATGCTACGCAACCGCTCGCAACGTTCAGCGTGACGGGCAGACGCTTAGCGGTGAATGTTGTGGGTTGTCAGTTTTCTTATGTCAATGGCGCCGGTGCACGTCATGGGTTGGTCAGCATTCATTTGCAATTACAAAATAATGCGGCCGACGTATCTTTATTGCATCAAGTGCATGTGGCGAACGTTCCATGA
- a CDS encoding prepilin-type N-terminal cleavage/methylation domain-containing protein yields MSVIPKRMTGFTMVEMIAIMVLLGILSVVAYGRLNLNPIREGAFREEMRASIRFAQKFALVSACDVNVATGNFGYRLMLRADVGVSSDCLSATGAFTQALNRPGGGVYAEAPPTGVAVSASNFSFDRQGVPSSGVTITLGSGTIQVEPETGWVQ; encoded by the coding sequence ATGAGCGTTATACCTAAACGCATGACGGGGTTTACGATGGTGGAAATGATCGCCATCATGGTGCTGTTAGGTATATTGTCTGTGGTCGCTTACGGTCGCTTAAATTTAAATCCTATTCGTGAAGGTGCATTTCGTGAAGAAATGCGCGCGTCAATTCGTTTCGCTCAAAAATTTGCCTTAGTGTCTGCGTGTGATGTGAATGTCGCTACGGGTAATTTCGGTTACCGCTTAATGTTGCGCGCTGATGTGGGTGTTAGCAGTGACTGCTTAAGTGCGACAGGTGCTTTTACACAAGCATTAAATCGTCCGGGTGGCGGCGTTTATGCAGAAGCACCGCCCACTGGAGTTGCGGTATCTGCGAGTAATTTTTCTTTTGATCGACAAGGTGTGCCTAGCAGTGGCGTTACGATTACGCTTGGCAGTGGCACTATTCAAGTAGAACCTGAAACAGGTTGGGTGCAATGA
- a CDS encoding prepilin-type N-terminal cleavage/methylation domain-containing protein, translating into MMRHRYKIINDRALQGFTLIEMIVVIVVITAVAGTMLGVFQKAVIASADPVLRVQGVAIAQGYLEEALLKDFQDPDGGETASCEEASRDLYDDVQDYNCINDTSGARDQLGNALAGLSNFNVRVTVSSASLGSGANAAALQQVNVLVTHDVYPITLRISGYRGNY; encoded by the coding sequence ATGATGCGCCATCGTTATAAAATAATTAATGATCGTGCGCTGCAAGGGTTTACTTTAATTGAAATGATTGTAGTCATTGTGGTGATTACAGCCGTAGCCGGTACGATGTTGGGCGTTTTTCAAAAAGCGGTTATTGCCAGTGCGGATCCAGTCTTGCGTGTACAAGGAGTGGCGATTGCACAAGGTTATTTAGAAGAAGCTTTATTAAAAGATTTTCAAGATCCTGACGGCGGTGAGACCGCGAGTTGCGAAGAAGCCTCACGAGACTTGTATGATGATGTGCAGGATTATAATTGTATAAATGATACGAGCGGCGCGCGCGATCAATTGGGTAATGCCTTAGCAGGGTTAAGTAATTTTAATGTGCGCGTAACGGTGAGCTCCGCGTCATTAGGCAGTGGCGCGAATGCAGCTGCACTGCAACAAGTCAATGTACTCGTGACCCATGATGTCTATCCCATCACTTTGCGCATTAGTGGTTATCGAGGTAATTATTAA